One Acutalibacter muris DNA window includes the following coding sequences:
- a CDS encoding DUF4097 family beta strand repeat-containing protein produces the protein MSDEKRTILEMLAEGRITQEQADQLLEALGDSDEAEAEIEAEPTEETTPSITVNDADGSATIYPDGTIELQGDSTGEPMVINGGNHQINLTLHPDHAEINLDHGEPSGINVELPHELIPPAPPAPPEPPQPPQPGSQEDMERYIQECQENNQRYCQEMNKYQQQMAQYAAQLEKSRLQASPQPEAPAPTTGSWSSWLSGIGEELRQGLREIGRELGRDLDNAMDDVSDAISDMKDALGDVVEDWQEELMEEQEELAEQMEEAAEAAAENSFLDFNPGFPFGGPAEAEGMEQVAVPPEKPEFIDGEFAYRRWAGISSLEKLDINWPTGRVSIAPWDGDSIDIVEYSKKALAPEHSCVLFSKDSKKLTILEYPQNSPGGIFSNGWNAVTRPSKRLEVLVPRKQCQNIEKLRVQCISGTVQVSELSGESFSLSAVSGTVLLRSISAETLDAGTVSGTLTLEDCSAEKLNAHSVSGTNLCKGFSAEKAELTTVSGSLNAHGNAEKFKISTVSGSASLMVDQCPEKAHISSVSGSLKIRLPENAGFTANYGSTSGDFKTDFPAQITADGKRKKSGRATFGSGECKIDLHTTSGSMRVLRADGVSV, from the coding sequence ATGAGCGACGAGAAGCGCACGATACTTGAAATGCTCGCAGAGGGCAGGATAACCCAGGAGCAGGCAGACCAGCTTTTAGAGGCCCTGGGGGATAGTGACGAAGCTGAGGCAGAAATCGAAGCAGAGCCCACAGAGGAGACCACCCCCTCCATCACTGTAAACGACGCGGACGGCTCGGCCACCATCTATCCCGACGGCACCATCGAGCTGCAGGGGGACAGCACCGGGGAGCCCATGGTGATAAACGGCGGGAACCACCAGATAAACCTTACCCTGCACCCGGACCATGCGGAGATAAACTTGGACCACGGCGAGCCCTCCGGGATAAACGTGGAGCTGCCCCATGAGCTCATACCCCCGGCCCCGCCCGCTCCGCCTGAACCGCCCCAGCCGCCCCAGCCCGGCAGCCAAGAGGATATGGAGCGCTATATCCAAGAGTGCCAGGAAAACAACCAGCGGTACTGCCAAGAGATGAACAAGTACCAGCAGCAGATGGCACAGTATGCCGCCCAGTTGGAAAAGTCCAGGCTTCAGGCTTCCCCACAGCCAGAAGCCCCCGCCCCCACCACCGGCAGCTGGAGCAGCTGGCTCTCCGGAATAGGCGAGGAGCTTCGCCAGGGGCTCCGGGAGATAGGCCGGGAGCTGGGCCGGGATCTGGACAACGCAATGGACGATGTGTCCGACGCCATAAGCGACATGAAGGACGCCCTGGGCGATGTAGTGGAGGACTGGCAGGAGGAGCTCATGGAGGAGCAGGAGGAGCTGGCGGAGCAGATGGAGGAGGCCGCCGAAGCCGCCGCTGAAAACAGCTTCCTGGACTTTAACCCGGGCTTCCCCTTTGGCGGCCCCGCCGAGGCAGAGGGCATGGAGCAGGTAGCTGTGCCCCCGGAGAAGCCAGAGTTTATAGACGGCGAATTTGCCTACCGCAGATGGGCGGGAATCAGCAGCCTTGAGAAGCTGGACATAAACTGGCCCACAGGCCGGGTGAGCATAGCCCCCTGGGATGGGGACAGCATAGATATAGTGGAGTACAGCAAGAAGGCCCTGGCCCCGGAGCACTCCTGTGTGCTCTTTTCCAAGGACTCAAAAAAACTCACCATTCTGGAGTACCCCCAGAACAGCCCCGGCGGGATATTCTCAAATGGCTGGAACGCAGTCACCCGGCCCTCAAAGCGCCTGGAGGTGCTCGTTCCCCGAAAGCAGTGCCAAAATATTGAGAAGCTAAGGGTACAGTGCATAAGCGGCACCGTTCAGGTAAGCGAGCTCTCGGGGGAAAGCTTTTCCCTCTCGGCCGTGTCCGGCACGGTCCTGCTGCGGTCCATCTCCGCCGAGACCCTGGACGCGGGCACCGTCTCCGGCACTCTGACCCTGGAGGACTGCTCCGCCGAAAAGCTCAACGCACATTCCGTCTCCGGTACCAACCTCTGCAAGGGCTTCTCTGCCGAGAAAGCCGAGCTCACCACCGTCTCCGGATCCCTCAATGCCCACGGCAACGCGGAGAAGTTCAAGATAAGCACGGTCTCCGGCTCTGCCAGCCTTATGGTGGACCAGTGCCCAGAGAAGGCCCATATAAGCTCCGTCAGCGGCTCCCTCAAAATACGGCTCCCGGAGAATGCCGGGTTCACTGCCAACTACGGCTCCACCTCCGGGGACTTCAAGACCGACTTCCCGGCCCAGATAACCGCCGACGGCAAGCGCAAGAAGAGCGGCCGGGCCACCTTCGGCAGCGGCGAGTGCAAAATCGACCTGCACACCACCTCGGGCAGTATGAGAGTGTTAAGGGCCGACGGAGTAAGCGTATAA
- a CDS encoding Gfo/Idh/MocA family protein, with the protein MVRLGIIGIGNMGTGHAQNIMAGKTPEITLAAVADRRQSRRDWAGESLPGVPVFNEGAELIMSGLCDAVLIAVPHYQHPVLAKEAFAKGLHVLCEKPAGVYTNAVKEMNAAADKAGRTFGMMFNQRTNCVYRRMHEMVESGELGDLKRVNWIITDWYRTQIYYDSGDWRATWAGEGGGVLLNQCPHQLDLLQWICGLPKRVQAFCHEGKWHDIEVEDDVTAYLEFENGATGVFVTTTGDAPGTNRFELTGTRGKLVCEDDVLTFWRLKEDEREFCKSSKEGFAKPETEKIIVETDGENPQHVGVLNAFAANILRGEPLVADGREGIRGLTLSNALHLSGWLHKPVEIPFDEDLFEQELGKRRKNSRRKEGGDITFSTEGTY; encoded by the coding sequence ATGGTCAGGTTGGGAATTATCGGCATTGGCAACATGGGCACCGGCCACGCCCAGAACATTATGGCCGGCAAGACCCCGGAGATAACCCTGGCGGCTGTGGCCGACAGGCGGCAGTCAAGGCGGGACTGGGCCGGTGAAAGCCTGCCCGGGGTGCCGGTGTTTAACGAGGGCGCTGAGCTTATAATGAGCGGACTTTGTGACGCGGTGCTTATCGCCGTGCCCCACTATCAGCACCCGGTGCTTGCAAAGGAGGCCTTCGCAAAGGGCCTGCACGTGCTCTGCGAGAAGCCGGCGGGGGTGTATACCAACGCGGTGAAGGAGATGAACGCGGCGGCGGATAAGGCCGGGAGGACCTTCGGCATGATGTTCAACCAGCGGACCAACTGCGTGTACAGAAGGATGCATGAGATGGTGGAGAGCGGCGAGCTGGGGGACCTTAAAAGGGTCAACTGGATAATCACCGACTGGTACCGCACCCAGATATACTACGACTCCGGGGACTGGCGGGCCACCTGGGCCGGAGAGGGAGGCGGGGTGCTCCTCAACCAGTGCCCCCACCAGCTGGATTTGCTGCAGTGGATATGCGGGCTGCCAAAGAGGGTGCAGGCCTTCTGCCACGAGGGCAAGTGGCACGATATCGAGGTGGAGGACGACGTGACGGCCTATCTGGAGTTTGAGAACGGCGCCACGGGGGTCTTCGTCACCACCACCGGGGACGCGCCCGGGACCAACAGGTTCGAACTGACCGGCACAAGGGGCAAGCTGGTGTGCGAGGACGATGTGCTGACCTTCTGGCGGCTTAAAGAGGACGAGCGGGAGTTCTGCAAGAGCTCCAAGGAGGGCTTTGCGAAGCCGGAGACGGAGAAGATAATTGTGGAGACCGACGGGGAGAATCCCCAGCATGTGGGGGTATTAAACGCCTTTGCCGCCAATATCCTGCGGGGCGAGCCTCTTGTGGCCGACGGGCGCGAGGGGATAAGGGGGCTGACGCTCTCAAATGCCCTGCACCTGTCCGGGTGGCTTCATAAGCCGGTGGAGATTCCCTTTGACGAGGATTTGTTTGAGCAGGAGCTGGGTAAGCGCAGGAAAAATTCCAGACGGAAAGAGGGCGGGGATATTACGTTCTCTACAGAAGGAACATACTAA